The DNA window GCGAACCGACGGCACGTCGACACTGCAAGGCGCTCGTGAACACGGGCTTCGCCGAGACGGAGCAGGACGGCCAAACAACGCTGTACAAGCGAAACAGCGACCGGGTGTTGATGTCCCGGATCCGCGAACTTCGAGAGGAAGTCAATCGGCCGGAGTTGCTCGACAGCATCAAGAAAATGAAGGCCGAGATCCGGCGCTATGAGGACCGCTACGACGTGGTGTCACCCGAAGAGCTCAGCCAGCAACTCGACGCCGACGAGACGGAGGGCTGGGACGACCTCACCGCGTGGCGAACGGCGCGGCAGAATCTCGCCGTCGCCCAAGCAGCACTTGCCTACGACGAGGCCAGCCACCAGCTCGCTGTATGAGCGAGGACGACCGAGCCGGCGAGTTCGGACCGATTTATCTCCCAGCGCTCCAGCGGATTCGTGACCTATGGCTCGAGCTTGAGCCGTTAGTCGACGCAACCTCGTACGATGACGTCGTCGCACCCACGGAACTGCAGATCAGTCTCAGCGACGGTCTTGGAGACGCCGACGCTGCGAGACTCGATATCCAGTGGAGCGAACTGGGGATGTATTCGTTTCATTACGTCGATAGCGAAGACGTCAACTGGCGATTCGATCGGCACCCGAATACACACTCACCCGAAATCCATTTCCATCCTCCTCCCGAGGCCACCACGACGGCAGCTGAACCGTCCTGTATCGACGTGACCGAGGTGTCACTCGTCACTCGTGCAGTCCATACGATGTGGCGAGCAGCGTACGAGGACGAGGACCTAGATCGGCTGAATAGTGCGTCAAATCCACCGTAAGGATGACTACCGCGAAAGTCTAGAAGGGATCTCACCATTGAGACACGGCCGTATCGGTATCCCGTCGCGCCCGGAGTGGTGTTGATGCGGCACTGCAACAGTATCGCGGCTTCTCTCAGAGCGAGAACGTTCCGATCTGGAGCGAAAGCGAGATCGACGGATCAGTTTTTCCCGCTCGCGCTGGAACACCGTCTACGCACATGGACGTAACCGAGGACATGGTTCGGGATGTCTGCACGGACGCGGTCTTCGAGCGCGGCGATCGATACCTTGCTGAGGGCCGTGTCCATGAGATTCACCGCGTCGACACCACCGTAACCGCCGTCGTGAGCGGCAGCCGTCAGTACGATGTCCGTGTTGACCTCGCCGCCGACGGGTTTGCCCCGTGGTGCGACTGTCCGTACGACGGGCCGGGAACGTGCAAGCACGTCGTCGCCGTATTGCTTCGGTGTGTTGACGACCGTCCACCAGACGAAGGCGATCGACTCGACGCTGCACTCAACGGTGCCGACGCCGACGAGCTCCGCGCGTTCCTGCGTGAAGAACTCGTGACCGATGCGGACCTCCGCGATCGGTTTCTCGCCCATGCCGGTGGGTCGACGAGGCGGTCGGTCAACGAACTTCGCACCTCGATCGATCGGCGGTTTGAGGAGACGAACCCTGAATACGACGTCGTTTTCGAGCCGATCGACTTCACGCAGTGGTTCGATCTCGCGAACGAGTACCGCAAGCAGGGGCAGTACAGATCAGCGATGATCGTCTACCGGGGACTTATCGAGTCGCTTGACGACAACATGGAGCGCGTCGACGGCGCATACGACCACTTCTCGAGTGCGTTCAGACGGGCACTCGACGGGTACGTCGACTGTGTCGTGGCCACGGAACGCGACGCCGACACGGTCACAGACGCCGTCGCATTCCTCGATGAGCGAGCGACGTCGGGAACGCCATTCCTCGCGGAACACTTCGAGCGGGCAGCGGCCGAGCTCCGAGAAGAGGTAGGCGAACAGTCCTGCGAGTAGCTCACGCGGCGTCGACGACGTTCGGAGCGCGTCATGACTGGTCCGCGACGAGCGATACTTGTACTCGCCGATATTGAGAGACACCACGTCAGTGAGGGCGGCGACATCAATGATCGTAGCGCATCATACACCTAGTGATGTATTGGAGAGCGTTACGAGGTGTCTTCGCGTAATTCAAGAAGAAGTCGCGAGCACGGTCACCCCGACGTTGAAATACCATCCCGGCAGAACCTACGAGCTAATCGATGTACAACCGAGATTCTGACTTTGAGGAGCTGCGGCCGACCGGCGAGGCGACCCACATGCCAGACGATAAGCTGAGCGGATGTGGGGATTGGGAGGCCCGCCGGCAGCGTGTTGCATCAACCAGTACAGGATATCCGGACCAGCAGACCGAGTCTGAGAACAAGTGTAGATCCTGTGGGGCATCGATTCCGACCTCTCAGACGAAGTGCCGGTTCTGCCTCACGAACCATCTCGATGGAACCAGCGACGAGAGTCCCACCTCAGATACTGAGTGGATACTACTCCATGTCGTCCATCTACTCGTCGAGGCGTCGACGTTCTACAACGCCGTCGCGAAGGGTACTGTTGCGGCCACGCTACTCACGAAGGCTGACAGGGACCCAGCGGTCGACAACTGCCAACTGATCTACGACCTCGATGCAGAGCCCGCCGCACAGCTGGTCGACAAGTGGCCCTCGCTCCCCGAAGCAGTTCGAGCTACCTCCGAAAGCGGTGAACAGCTACTCACCGCCGCTCGTGAGCGGACGGGACAGACAGATTCGACGCATTTGCGGAATGAAGGGGCGCACACGACGTTCCTCTACGACGAGGGTGGGTACGACATTTGCGTCGAAGGTCGGCTTACAGCCCTACTGGAGAGCGCGGAGAACGACGTCTGGTTGGTGCCAGCAATTGCACTTCAGCGATCCGTCGACGACGAGCACTTAGAGGATCGTCAACCCAGTGCTCCTTCGAAAACACGTCTTGAATGTCGCAAGTGTGGTCGAAAGACTGATCATCAGTTCCAAGAGCTCGAGGCTGTCCCAAATGACGAGTGGTCGGGCCAGCCGATGTGGGAGTGCCAGGTGTGTCAGTCGCCTCGTTACGGACCGAATCCCCAATAGGATAATCAGTTGAACAAAACCTTAACCAACAGAGAACGGCGACACGAAGTATGTTGGTTAAGACTAGTGCAGCCTCCCCACGAGATGTGGAGGTCCTGTTTGTCGAGGGGTAAATGACTGAGCCCTCAGGGCTTCGTGATTCAATGTCTGAACAACCATCGAAAGATCCGTTTGAGGATTGTGAGCTGAGCCCCGACGCGATTCTTGGCACTCGTACCTTCGAAGACGTACTATTCACAGATGAGACGAAAACACCCGTGGATGTGTTGACCGGTGAGACACCAGCACACTCGCAAGCAAACGTCGACGAAGCTCGATCCTTCGCCGCAGGAATCGACAGTGACACGCCGCACATCGCACTCCCGGCATCAGTCGAAGCACAGGTCGAAACAGCAAGCAAGCCGTACACAGCTGCTGCCTTCTTCCACTTCAAGGCGACCGGGTCGCTCAAGCGACATCGTGCGTACCACGCCGCCTACAACTCGGATACGTTCTCAGTTGAGTTCGAGGCCGATTACGAAACCGGGGACCTGACGATCAGCGTCGACGAGGAGGACCGCCAGTCGGAGTTCGAGAACGTCTAGCCAGCATCGCCAGTACTATTTTTTGAGCGCCGGCGATGGGTGCCGGCGCATCATGTAGCGAGGCAGTGTGCAGTCGCGTGCGTCGGTAGACGACGGTGAAAACCGATGCATATGATCATTTACACCCTGGTAGAGGCATCGACGCGAGACGACGCAGTGGCCACCGGTAAAGCAGTGTTCGATCGGCTAGTTGGAGCCGACCCGCACGGTGGCGCCGTATTCGACTACTTCGTCACGTTCGATCAAGAAGGCACGACGGTGGCAGGGAAAGCTCGTTGGGGCGACCTCCCAGTTGCAGCGCGCGTAAACTCTGATGAAGGCCAGGAACTCCTGGAGCGCGGTTGGGAGGCGACGAAGAGCGAGTTCCAGCGGAACCTCAATCGAGTACAGGAGGCGCTCGACGAGCTTAGCGATGATGAGATAATGCGTGATGAGAACCTCGCCCGGCATGCCTTCCATCAAGTCGGTGCCTACGACGGTCCCTCGATTTTCCTGTACGACGAACACGGTTGCGGGATTCGCCACCAAGGCCAGCTGGATCGCATCGTCGACGAGAGTGACGACCTCTGGGTCGTTCCGGCGGACGTCCATTTCTAAACAATGCCCCGCATCACCAACTGGCGACGCGAGAGCCGCTCGCCAACGTTGGCGTATCGGAACACCGAGACTGGCGCTCGAGCTGTCCTGCATCGAGCGCCAGACTCCTACCGGTACAAATGGCGTGGGGCAATCCTCGCCGACGGCTACCCGGTCTGGTCGCGGGGATACGAGACGAAGGATGCGAAGTCATTCCGTGACGAGCTCCGGGAGCGGTCCGCTCCGGACCTCAGCTGTTCGGAGTGTCCGAACGACGACGTCCTCATCAGCGAGAAGGCAGCAGACGGGGCGAAAGTCCAGCGGTGGTACGACTGCCCCGACTGTGGGTACGAAGCCCCCTCCCGCATCGTCTACGGCGCCGAACGGTGAGTGAGCGCTGGACGCTGTTTTTCGGCCGGGCACGAGGTGGTGACCCGGTACGGCTGGGTTAGGCAAACAATGAGTCTCGAAGTACTTGACCGACACAGTAAGGCGCTGTTCGAGTTCCTCTGGTGCCCCGTCTGCGGGCAGGAGGTCTTCACTCACATCCCCTTCGAGGGGGTGTTCTGCAAGAACTGCAACACCCAGGTCGAACTCCAAGAATCCCGAGAGACACGCGGCTACGAGGAGGCCGTGCTCGCTTGCTTCGATACTGCCACGACCTGGAACCTCCACATCGACGAGAAACTGCGCCGCGACCTGCCTGATGGGTCGGCGCGCGTGAAGATCCTCGGCGCACCGGGCGCCTACGAGGTCAATTGGTGGAGTCCGGAGCCGGGTGAGGACTGGGAGCCTGTCAAGCGCGGCGAGTTCGATGACGTCGAGGAGCCAGAGGAGGTCCCCCACTTAGCGTAACGAGAAAATTTCCGTTGTGAGATTGAGAGGACCACTTATCCGAGTAGGGGGTGTAAGTGAGAGTATATGCCTGAAGAAGTCCTGTTCAAATCCGAGAGTGCCCAGAGCCGAGACGAAATCGCGTCGTACCTCCGGAACGTCGCCGAAAAGCTCGAACAGGGAGGTTCGATCACCCTGAAGACGGGGGCAGAGTCCGTCACAATGGATCCCCCGGAACGTCCGACATTCGAAGTCAAAGCCGAACGGGAAGGGCCGGCCGATGGCCCTGGAGAGCTGAGCATCGAGTTCGAACTCGAATGGGATGAGAACAGTGAGGGTGCTGAAGGAGGAACGGGGAATCTGGAAATCGAATAAGTAGCTGGCATCAGTGTTTTTGGTGCGCCGGTGATGGGCGCCGGCGCACTCGTGCCGGAGAGTACCGATGTCGACACAGAGTCAACTCCGGTTCATACAACGAGTCGACCAGACCGGTGAGACAGATGGCAGCGCCGACCGCGTCGCGCAGGTGTACCGGCATTCGGATGGCTACCCGGGTAGCGTCCTCCGGGATCTCACACAGCTGAAAGAGCTTCTCGATGCGACCCTCGCCGATCGCGGGCCGGGCTACACGGCGGCTGCGTTCGTGTTCCTCGACAAGCTTTCGACGGTCAGGCTGTATCTGGATGGCGACCCAGAGTGAACGATCGACGCGGCTCAGCCAGCGTATCTCCTTGAGCCGTCCAATATGGAGCACCTCGACCAGCCGCTGTTCCTGCTTGGACACGGCGTCGAGGATCCAGCTGACGGCATCCACGGCGACGAGGAATACCTCTACGTCGTGGAACTCCCGACGGAGAAACCGTTCGACGAGCTGACCGAGTGGACAGTCAGAGTGAGCGGTCACTCCACATTCCCCCGCTGGGACGGTCCGACCGACGAGGCCTTCGAGCGGGCCAGCTGGCAATTCCACGGGTCGCTCGAGGACGCACTCACAGAACCGGTTCGGGACGAAGCTGTCGTCAAGTAAAATCCCAAATCGTATTTATATAGTTAGGATTTAGAAAGACCCAGATGATTACGAAGGCCGGACTCGCCGTGCTTGACGCGCTGAGTACCGGCCGTGAAGCAACACCGAAGGAACTCGCGGCTGATACCGGGTATTCACGAGAGCATCTCTACGACGTACTCGATGAGTTGCTCGCAGCGGGATTGCTCTCAGAAACCCGTGGCCCCAGCAATCAGCGTCGAGTCCGCATCGCGGAACATCCCGTCGCCGAAGCGTATCGAACGCTCCAGTCGGAGTTCAGCCACGTAGACTGGACGGAACTGCTCTCGCCAGCCACCCTCCGCGTGTGTTGGTACCTCGATAGGCCACGACACATCGCTGATATCGCAGACCGGCTCGGAATCACCCGACAAGGTGCCCATAGCGCGTTATCACCGCTCAAGCACCGAGCATTACTCTCCAGATCCGATCCGAAGTATGCCCTCCGGGACGAAGTCTCGCCGCTGCTGGCGTTCGCTCGGGCCACCGTAGAGCATGAACATCGAGCACGGGTCCGGGAAATCGCCCCCAGCGCCACGATCGCGTGGTGCGATCCGAAGCGATCCCTCGTCCGCGTACAGACCGCTGAGGATACGGACGCGCTCCAAGCAGCTCCAGACTGGGAGATGACCGGACTGGGCCGGTTTGCAGCGTATGGTCTACAGTTTTTCCTCGCCGGCGAGCCTCCGTTCTGGTATGCTCCATACGAGGAGCTAACGCCTGCTGAAGCCGTGTGCCATACGCTCCTTCTCGATAGCGGATCCCGGCGCGTCAGTTATTCGATGCTGTTGATCGAGACGCAAGATATCGATCAAGAAGCACTCATCGAGACCGCACGGTGGTACGACCGGGAACCTACTGTGGACGCGTTGTATCGGCCACTTCAGGGTGACTACGACAGGACAGATGATCTGCCAGTCATCCTTCCAAAGAAGGACGAATATATGGCACTCAAAGAGCAGTACGGAGTCTCGTAACAACAACGCCCGCAGCCCCGCGGAAAATTGCGACGGATTAGATGATGCCGCCGATCACGAGAACGCCGAGGACGATTAACAGGGTCGCAACCACACTCCCGCCAGCCAGCAGCTTGTTCTCCATTGCCTTCTCGTGGAGTGGCATCTCGGCGTACTCCTCTCGGAACGCCTCGAGGTTCTCCTCGTCGTAGAAGTACTTCGTCTTCAGCGCGAACCGTTCAGTCACTGCACAGCCGGTACAGACCGGCTCCCCTTCGAGCCGTTCGGTCTTGATGTGGGTGTTGCAGGCGATCGCCCCGCAGTTCGGACAGTAGGTGTACGTCTCGTCGACGCCGCTCGTTTCGCAGTGGACGCACCGATGAATCCCGTCCTCCAGAGTAACCCGTGAGGGGCCAGCAGCATAGTATTCGTACGGATACGAGTATTCCAGTATCTCTGTCGTCTGCCGAACCTCAGGTAGATACACCGGCTCAATCGATTGCACTGAGATGTCCGAGAGATTCGGCTCACACGTCTTGTTGTAGGTGACGTTGTTGTCGCCGGTGTAGGTCACCGTCGTCGTGTAGTAGTCCTGAAGGCGGTCAACAGCCCACTCCTTGTACTCCGTTTGGGTCTGGCCAAACCGGCGCTCCTCGACGTCATCGAATACCTCGGTAAACTGCCCGGTATCGAGGGGGACCGTCGCGTGGAAATTCTCGGTGACCAGCGTCGCGACATCGTCGTCGGCCACCTTCGGATGGCCGCGTTCAGCGTGGACAACGAACTGTGTACGGTCGTTGATCCGGTGGATGACACCGACGGAGGTCTCGAAGACAGCGTTCGTGTCGGCGGTGATCGCGACCACCGGCCGAAACGTTACCTGCGAGCGCGGCACCGGCAGATCCGCGGCCTCGATGTGCTCGATGTCGCGGAACGCCTCCTGGACAGGTGCGTCGACATCCGCCGTCGGGTCGTACGGCCGTAGTGTCTCGTCACAGAGGATCTCGATGCGGCCGTTGTAGAGATCGAGACCGATCTCGTCGGCGATCTCCCGGAGGTCCTCGCCGTCGAGCAGCTCGATGGGATGGGGATCATCGTTCTGCTGGAGACGCTGGGCGTACTCCTGGGCGGGATTCGTAAACCGACCGGTCGTCACGACCATCCCGCGTTTCGGACCGTCGAAGTCGAACGTCGCGATCGCCGAGTGGAGCTTCTGGACGACCGGGCGCCCGACCGTCCCCATGTGCTTACACTCGACAATGATCGCGCGGCGGGTACCGTCGACAACCTCCTCCATGATGATGTCGCGGCCCTCGTCGGCGGTTCGGTCGGCCTGGCGGACGTTCTCGTAGCCGAGGTTGCGGAACACGTCCTCCATCACGTCCTCAAACTCGAATCCGGAGAGATCGTCCAGGACAGCCATTCTAATATACCTGGACAGTACGTTGCAACTGTCAAATACGTTGCCGAACGGAGTCCCGTCCGTTTTTGAACCCCCGAGAGGGGTGCGGGGATGATCGAACGAGCCTCCCGCGAACCAACCTATGAGTGGAATCAGCGACGCACGCTCACACGTACAGTCACGGACCTCGGCTGATCCCGGCATCATCTACGTCGGTTACCGTCGTCCATCTTCACCCCGTGGCAAAGGTAACGACTTTTTGGGATAATATATTTGTTTGTGCCACACCAAGTGATGACTATGTCAGTCGAAACGGATTCGCACGGACGTATCTACCTGTCCTCAGAAGTGAGGCAGAAGTACGGTGAAAAGTTTCACGTCGTCGAATACGAAGACCGACTCGAACTCATTCCGATTGATGAGAATCCTCTTCAGGCCGTTCGGGAAGCAGCTGGTGATGCGTTCGACGGGAAGTCGATTGAAGAACTCAAGGAGGAAGCACTCGAACAGGCTCAGCAAGAAGCGGAAGAGGACCTCGAACAGGCAAAGCGTGAGGCGGAGGACGTCAGTGAATGACGGTCTTCGTGGAGACTGACTTCCTCATTGCACTGGTAAAGGATTCTGACTGGCTCAAACAACGGGCTGAAGAAGTCCTCGAGGAGCATGAGGTCGTTACTTCTCCGTTCTCGTATCTAGAGTTGCTCATCATTCGAGAACGGCACGAGTACGACTACGTTCGATTGTTCGCTAATATGCTCGATCTCGTCCCCGTAAGGACTGATGAAGAACGCCAGATCGTTCTGAAGGCAGTTCACTACTACGAGGAAGGGATGACTCCGTTCGATTCCTTCCACGCAGCGACTGCCGAGACCCATGGGCTTGCAATTTTCTCATCGGACAAAGCGTACGAAGAGGTGGATCCTGAACGTCTCCCGCTAGAGCCTGATACGAGCGGGTGATAGTGACGGTTGAGATTTTTTTGACTCATCGAAGAGTAGGGGTTAACTGGTATACAGTCCAACTTATTCATCGCTGTCTGTGAGCGGGACCTCGGTGCTTGGACACGGTTTTTCGAGCGGTTTGGGATTCCGGCTACAGAGGAACGCCAGCCGGTAGATGATATTGATGGTCGACTGCAGGTCGTCCTCGAGTCACGCGAGCAGATCACAGCAGACGTTGTTGATGGCCGGCCGGTTATTCCACTCGAGGAGACCGTCGAGTTCGCCACTCAACACTATGCAACCTTTGAATCTGCCCTCGAGATGCTTGACCAGATGTACGAGGAGGTAGATACGCAAGCAGAATATCGCATGGGTGTTGCCTAACAGCGATCTCGAAAACGGCCCCTTCGTGTTGGCCTTCTGGTGGCAGCGTCGTTACGCCGACGTCGAGTTGGTCGACAGTCTCGCCGTCTCCTCGAGTAAGAGCACCACTATCTGTCCGTCGTCGATTCGGTCGAGAGCTGTGATGTAGGTCTCAGTCATGCTGGGGAGAGTATCACTGGATTCGTGACCTCGAAGCGCATCGTATGTCTGACCGGCCGTCTGGTTGGGAGTCCGTCGACACGATCCTATCGAGGCTCACATCGTACACACGAAAACCGCTAAGTATGTTGGCTCACAACGTACACATAATGAGCACCGACAAAAAGCGCGTGCAGTTTCGGGCCCCCAACCGACTCATTGACCGGGCTGATGCCCTCGCTGACGTTCTCGGGGAGGATCGGACGGATATCCTCGTGACTGCGCTCCGAGAGTATCTCCAGGAGGCCACACACGACGACGCGCTCACACAAGAAATCGCGGCCGCCTACTACGACGACGAGATTTCCTTTGAGCAGCTCAAAGCGCTTGTCGGCGCCGAAGAGGCGGCGAATCTCCGCGTGTTGAAACAGCAGCTAGACGAGGACTTCATCGACGAGGCCGCCGACGCATAGATGTCGCAACTTATCGCAGACACCTCTGCTCTCGTCAGTCTCGGGATCGTTGCTGACGACAATCCCGATCCATTCTCGATCTGTCTGTCCCAATACGAGGTGGTCGTCCCAGCAGCGGTCATCGAAGAACTCCGGGAGATCGCCTCGTATGATGACGCACACGGTCGTGCCGCAACCGTCGTGCTCGATCAAACTGATACACTCGAGACACGGTCGGTCGACCTCGACGCTGAGTTTCCACTCGATGACGGCGAGAACGCTGCTGTCTCCCTCGCGAACGAACTCGATGCCGCACTATTTCTCTGTGATGAGTTCAACCAACTCGGCTTGATTCACGCGTCGCTCGCTGATACCCGGCTCGTGACGACCCCGACCTTGCTCTCAGTCCTCGTTCGAACCGAGCAGCTGTCAGCTGCCGACGCCTGGGTGCTCCTCGATGAAATCAGCGACGCTCGGAGCTGGGACGCGAACAGCTACGTTCAGCGCGCTCGCTCGTTACTTGAGGAACCCTGACTCAACCCTGTGGAACCGTCTGTGAGACTCTCCCGTCGTTCATCTACTTTCAATATCAGCGCGACTCTTGAGACAGGTATGGACTGTCCTGCGTGTAGTGGTCCGGTTACGCTCGAAGTCGGGCCAGACCAACCACTTTCAGCGTCACTCACCGACGTGCTCCTTGCGGCTGACGAAGACGAGTGCATCGACGTCTCACGGAACTGTTGGAATTGTGGCTGGCAGGAGATACGACAGATTCGCGTCGAATCAATCGATACAACCGACGGGGACGAGGTCGCTGTGAAGCGGGCATCTCTTATCGAGGAGATTACCGACGAGCTCGCGGCGATTGAGCGTCTCGCTACACTCGAGGACACGCTCGCTGAGGTCCGCCGTCAGCAACGGTTGGAACCATCCACAGATAGCACGGAAGACGGTACAACGGAGTGATTAACGATGTGCGATACCGACGCCCTCTACACTGTTCGCGAACGCACAGGAAACCCCGGGCACCCATCGGTGGATGATGTGATCGAACTCGTACTCAACCGAGCACAGAATCCACGGGAAGATCACCAAGACGCTCACATGGACCAAGCGATGGCGGCAGTCATCGACAGATATGGGGAGGTGCCAGTCCGAACTGTGATCTACCGCGTTCTCGTCGAACGCTACCCGTTCCGTACTGCCACGGTTGACCTCGAAATGAGCAACATCGATGGCATTCGAATCGGAACGACAGCTGGCTGGTTTCTCGAGGAGCTAACCGCAGATCAAGACCGCTGAACCTGCGATTAAAAGCCCCTGACACGCTCGAGTCCCGCGACTCGCTGCGCGCCTCACTCCGTTGCGGTGCTAGCGTCGTCGGGGTTCCCCGAGCAACGGAAGACGCTTCGCGCCTTCCGAGCATCGCGAACGCAAACGTTCGCTCAACGTGTCAGCCCCTTTCAACCCCACCCACGTGGACTATTCCGCTGGCTATCGAGGGAGGTTGTTCCCCCCTCAAAGACGGCACGTCCCGCTCACCGCTTCTGTCCTCCACTCACTCTCGCTCTTCGGATGCCAGTATTAAGCGCGCTTTCGGTCTTCGCTCGCGCTCAGACGCGAAAACGGCTTAAAACTGGACGCTCGCTCCGGTTGAAGCGCCGCGCGTTACTGGTTGGATCTGTCATCGGCGCGTCTCGCTCGCGCCCTGACGGGCACTTGCGAAGGCGCGAGCGAGACGCGTGTGATAGATGAGTTGGACAGCGAGAGAGCCAGGGCTGGAGAGTTGTGGTGTCGGAAAGACGCCGAGTGAGCGCCTTTGGAACTGAGATTCTAATGTCTAGTAAGCAGTCGGTTAGTAAGGTCGTTTCGGTCGATGAACAAGCATACGAACAGGAGACGGTTCAGAAAGAGCACGAGGACGTCGTCGATGAGACTCCAGAGTTCCGGGCGACGGTTGAGATGGAGATCCAGGCAAAGGTCGATGCAAACCATCCAGACGGAATCGTCGACACGAGCGAGGACCGGATCTATGGCGCGACCCTGGCTCAAGAAGAGCGCATTCGAGCCAGAGAGGAAGAACTCGAGCGAATCAGTGCACAGGCAGCGTTCGGTCGACAGGAGGGACGAGCGGAGCGAACGAGGGCAGTGGTTGAACAGGCACGCCGGGAGCAGCGACCGGTCAAGGAAGTCGATCCTCGAGAGAAACTCGGACGAGCGAAGTTGGCCCAGGTCAATCGGCAGGCACAGCGGTTGGCTGGTGATATCAACGGTGGATACACACGAGCAGTCATTGCGAAGCGGATTGCCAGTCGGGTTCTCGAAGGCGCGGATATGTTCGAGGCGGTGATGGATACGAAAGAAGAGATGCAACACGAGGCAGGGACGATCGTGCCGATCGGGGCCCTTGAGGAGATCAGACGAGGCGAGGTCACTGTGGAAGGGCGTGTGCTCGAACTGTGGGACCCCTCGAGTACGAGTATCCAGCAGGTTGGGTTGCTCGAAGACGAAACTGGCCGAACGAAGTTCACGATCTGGGCGAAGAGCGATCAGACGATGGTACAGGAGGGTGAGCGAGTGCGGTTCAGGGCGGCGGCGAAGAACTGGTACAATAGGAGGTGCTCGATCGCGCTGACTCACTGGTCGGAAATCATCTTCCCAGAGCGCGGTCGGTGGTGGGAGTAGCCGAACGAGTGTTCTCTTTTTGGCTCTGGTGAATCACCAGACGGCGTTTGATTTCACTGGTTCACGGCTTGCTTGATGTTGTAGACCGCACACATCAGAGCGATCTCTCGAAATTCGCGGTACCTCGCTCGGGCACGAACCGCGTGGCCGAGCGTGCGCTTA is part of the Halosolutus amylolyticus genome and encodes:
- a CDS encoding winged helix-turn-helix domain-containing protein — translated: MTETWDDINEQVKADWKEDTTPFERVYEIVEQTHGGQSAAEIADRALVSEPTARRHCKALVNTGFAETEQDGQTTLYKRNSDRVLMSRIRELREEVNRPELLDSIKKMKAEIRRYEDRYDVVSPEELSQQLDADETEGWDDLTAWRTARQNLAVAQAALAYDEASHQLAV
- a CDS encoding SWIM zinc finger family protein, with translation MDVTEDMVRDVCTDAVFERGDRYLAEGRVHEIHRVDTTVTAVVSGSRQYDVRVDLAADGFAPWCDCPYDGPGTCKHVVAVLLRCVDDRPPDEGDRLDAALNGADADELRAFLREELVTDADLRDRFLAHAGGSTRRSVNELRTSIDRRFEETNPEYDVVFEPIDFTQWFDLANEYRKQGQYRSAMIVYRGLIESLDDNMERVDGAYDHFSSAFRRALDGYVDCVVATERDADTVTDAVAFLDERATSGTPFLAEHFERAAAELREEVGEQSCE
- a CDS encoding DUF7568 family protein — protein: MPRITNWRRESRSPTLAYRNTETGARAVLHRAPDSYRYKWRGAILADGYPVWSRGYETKDAKSFRDELRERSAPDLSCSECPNDDVLISEKAADGAKVQRWYDCPDCGYEAPSRIVYGAER
- a CDS encoding DUF7567 family protein → MSLEVLDRHSKALFEFLWCPVCGQEVFTHIPFEGVFCKNCNTQVELQESRETRGYEEAVLACFDTATTWNLHIDEKLRRDLPDGSARVKILGAPGAYEVNWWSPEPGEDWEPVKRGEFDDVEEPEEVPHLA
- a CDS encoding amphi-Trp domain-containing protein, giving the protein MPEEVLFKSESAQSRDEIASYLRNVAEKLEQGGSITLKTGAESVTMDPPERPTFEVKAEREGPADGPGELSIEFELEWDENSEGAEGGTGNLEIE
- a CDS encoding MarR family winged helix-turn-helix transcriptional regulator, whose product is MITKAGLAVLDALSTGREATPKELAADTGYSREHLYDVLDELLAAGLLSETRGPSNQRRVRIAEHPVAEAYRTLQSEFSHVDWTELLSPATLRVCWYLDRPRHIADIADRLGITRQGAHSALSPLKHRALLSRSDPKYALRDEVSPLLAFARATVEHEHRARVREIAPSATIAWCDPKRSLVRVQTAEDTDALQAAPDWEMTGLGRFAAYGLQFFLAGEPPFWYAPYEELTPAEAVCHTLLLDSGSRRVSYSMLLIETQDIDQEALIETARWYDREPTVDALYRPLQGDYDRTDDLPVILPKKDEYMALKEQYGVS
- a CDS encoding restriction endonuclease, producing the protein MAVLDDLSGFEFEDVMEDVFRNLGYENVRQADRTADEGRDIIMEEVVDGTRRAIIVECKHMGTVGRPVVQKLHSAIATFDFDGPKRGMVVTTGRFTNPAQEYAQRLQQNDDPHPIELLDGEDLREIADEIGLDLYNGRIEILCDETLRPYDPTADVDAPVQEAFRDIEHIEAADLPVPRSQVTFRPVVAITADTNAVFETSVGVIHRINDRTQFVVHAERGHPKVADDDVATLVTENFHATVPLDTGQFTEVFDDVEERRFGQTQTEYKEWAVDRLQDYYTTTVTYTGDNNVTYNKTCEPNLSDISVQSIEPVYLPEVRQTTEILEYSYPYEYYAAGPSRVTLEDGIHRCVHCETSGVDETYTYCPNCGAIACNTHIKTERLEGEPVCTGCAVTERFALKTKYFYDEENLEAFREEYAEMPLHEKAMENKLLAGGSVVATLLIVLGVLVIGGII
- a CDS encoding AbrB/MazE/SpoVT family DNA-binding domain-containing protein, translated to MSVETDSHGRIYLSSEVRQKYGEKFHVVEYEDRLELIPIDENPLQAVREAAGDAFDGKSIEELKEEALEQAQQEAEEDLEQAKREAEDVSE
- a CDS encoding PIN domain-containing protein — its product is MTVFVETDFLIALVKDSDWLKQRAEEVLEEHEVVTSPFSYLELLIIRERHEYDYVRLFANMLDLVPVRTDEERQIVLKAVHYYEEGMTPFDSFHAATAETHGLAIFSSDKAYEEVDPERLPLEPDTSG
- a CDS encoding DNA-binding protein, which produces MSSKQSVSKVVSVDEQAYEQETVQKEHEDVVDETPEFRATVEMEIQAKVDANHPDGIVDTSEDRIYGATLAQEERIRAREEELERISAQAAFGRQEGRAERTRAVVEQARREQRPVKEVDPREKLGRAKLAQVNRQAQRLAGDINGGYTRAVIAKRIASRVLEGADMFEAVMDTKEEMQHEAGTIVPIGALEEIRRGEVTVEGRVLELWDPSSTSIQQVGLLEDETGRTKFTIWAKSDQTMVQEGERVRFRAAAKNWYNRRCSIALTHWSEIIFPERGRWWE